The following proteins are co-located in the Pseudomonas sp. ATCC 13867 genome:
- the fliJ gene encoding flagellar export protein FliJ — translation MNRRAERLAPVVDMALKAERESARQLGLVQNQLLQAQRKLAELERYRLDYQQQWIRNGQQGVTGQWLINYQRFLSQLETAVEQQNRAVEWHQGSVDKARAAWQEKYARLEGLRKLVERYREEARAAADKYEQKQLDEFAQRLRPGGP, via the coding sequence ATGAACCGCCGCGCCGAACGCCTCGCGCCGGTGGTGGACATGGCGCTCAAGGCCGAGCGCGAATCCGCGCGCCAGCTCGGCCTGGTGCAGAACCAACTGCTGCAGGCGCAGCGCAAGCTCGCCGAGCTCGAACGCTATCGCCTGGACTACCAGCAGCAGTGGATTCGCAACGGCCAGCAGGGCGTAACCGGGCAGTGGCTGATCAACTACCAGCGCTTCCTCTCGCAGCTGGAAACCGCTGTCGAGCAGCAGAACCGCGCGGTGGAATGGCACCAGGGCAGCGTCGACAAGGCCCGCGCCGCCTGGCAGGAGAAGTACGCCCGCCTGGAAGGCCTGCGCAAGCTGGTGGAACGCTACCGCGAGGAAGCGCGCGCCGCCGCCGACAAGTACGAGCAGAAGCAGCTCGATGAATTCGCCCAGCGTTTGAGGCCGGGCGGGCCCTGA
- a CDS encoding tetratricopeptide repeat protein, whose amino-acid sequence MKATWILLLATPALLAGCAGRQADPNFAYCTATSQAHKDGDYARAVEQADLCQQKNTLSPRGLSALYSIQADAYEQLKRYPEAIATQEKSIKVDPHTYGRDVLTLSRYYRVAGNPQKALELVESNLDKGLGEAGVGAGFHMPTYYHQGLALLDLGRNREAAEALSAGLMKQPDYAWAHYYRGVAYDRLGQRSDARSDFQAFAKSVDKQYVEPEHKQQLEQYQISL is encoded by the coding sequence ATGAAAGCCACCTGGATACTCCTTCTCGCCACCCCCGCCCTGCTCGCCGGTTGCGCCGGCCGCCAGGCCGACCCCAACTTCGCCTACTGCACGGCGACCAGCCAGGCGCACAAGGACGGCGACTATGCGCGCGCCGTGGAACAGGCCGACCTGTGCCAGCAGAAGAACACCCTGTCGCCTCGCGGGCTGAGCGCGCTGTACTCGATCCAGGCGGACGCCTACGAACAGCTCAAACGCTACCCGGAGGCCATCGCCACCCAGGAAAAATCCATCAAGGTCGATCCGCACACCTATGGGCGCGACGTCCTGACCCTGAGCCGCTACTACCGGGTTGCGGGTAATCCGCAGAAGGCCCTGGAACTGGTCGAGTCGAACCTCGACAAGGGGCTGGGCGAAGCAGGCGTTGGCGCCGGATTCCACATGCCGACCTACTATCACCAGGGCCTGGCGCTGCTCGATCTGGGGCGCAACCGCGAGGCGGCCGAGGCGCTGAGCGCGGGGCTGATGAAACAGCCCGACTACGCCTGGGCCCATTACTATCGCGGCGTCGCGTACGACCGGCTGGGGCAGAGATCCGACGCCCGCAGCGACTTCCAGGCGTTCGCCAAGAGCGTCGACAAGCAATACGTCGAGCCCGAACACAAGCAGCAGTTGGAGCAGTATCAGATCAGCCTCTGA
- a CDS encoding aminoglycoside phosphotransferase family protein: MFDDFLKRWNLGIDGDPIVTHSSHLLPVRWQGRAAMIKIALEAEEQAGSRVMRWWDGEGAARVYAHDGEVILMERAEGTRSLMHMALHGEDDQASRIACDVVRHLHRPRGKPLPELIGLRAWFRDLAPAAARYGGLFPRCLDTAEALLASEHDKAVLHGDIHHDNILDFGPRGWLVIDPKRLHGERLFDYANLLCNPDLPTSRERRRFLRQLDVLVEHGGLDRRRLLEWVLAFAGLSAAWFLDDDMAADSDLAVAHLAAAELDRMSCRA, encoded by the coding sequence ATGTTCGACGACTTTCTGAAACGGTGGAACCTGGGCATCGACGGCGATCCCATCGTTACCCACAGCAGCCACCTGCTGCCGGTGCGCTGGCAGGGCCGCGCGGCGATGATCAAGATCGCCCTCGAGGCGGAAGAACAGGCCGGCTCGCGGGTCATGCGCTGGTGGGACGGAGAGGGCGCGGCGCGGGTCTATGCCCACGACGGCGAGGTGATCCTGATGGAGCGCGCCGAGGGCACGCGCTCGCTGATGCACATGGCCCTGCACGGCGAGGACGACCAGGCCAGCCGCATCGCCTGCGACGTGGTGCGGCACTTGCACCGGCCGCGCGGCAAACCCTTGCCGGAGCTGATCGGCCTGCGCGCCTGGTTCCGCGACCTGGCGCCCGCCGCCGCACGCTACGGCGGCCTGTTCCCGCGCTGCCTGGACACCGCCGAAGCGCTGCTGGCCAGCGAGCACGACAAGGCCGTGCTGCACGGCGACATCCACCACGACAACATCCTCGACTTCGGCCCGCGTGGCTGGCTGGTGATCGATCCCAAGCGCCTCCACGGCGAGCGTCTGTTCGACTACGCCAACCTGCTCTGCAACCCGGACCTGCCGACCTCCCGCGAGCGTCGGCGCTTCCTTCGCCAGCTGGACGTGCTGGTCGAGCACGGCGGACTGGACCGGCGCCGCCTGCTGGAGTGGGTGCTGGCCTTCGCCGGGCTGTCCGCCGCCTGGTTCCTCGACGATGACATGGCCGCCGACAGCGACCTGGCGGTGGCGCACCTGGCTGCGGCGGAACTGGACCGGATGTCATGCCGTGCCTGA
- a CDS encoding TorF family putative porin — MHKSILIVACAVCTVPYANAQVMQRELGDFELKLANSPTRSMAQGLVQPGQANSAQGGVDVSHSSGWYVGSWTSNLEQEKPLEIDTYTGFKHPLGNGKLGYELGTLRYTRPEQPDFDSQALYGGLSVFGSRLGAAYSSQGGRSSATLFTDLGLEQDVGFDLSFKYSTYSLAEPASLSGGGSVSDFGDWSVNLSRPWLGIDLNFSYSGSSLTGSDCSAYSGHNTYCDTAFMFKASRPFF, encoded by the coding sequence ATGCACAAGTCCATTCTCATCGTGGCCTGCGCTGTTTGCACGGTGCCGTATGCGAATGCCCAGGTGATGCAGCGCGAGCTGGGCGATTTCGAGCTGAAACTCGCCAATTCACCGACCCGCAGCATGGCCCAGGGGCTGGTCCAGCCTGGCCAGGCGAACAGCGCCCAGGGCGGTGTGGACGTCAGCCACTCCAGTGGCTGGTACGTCGGCAGCTGGACCTCGAACCTCGAGCAGGAAAAGCCACTGGAGATCGACACCTACACGGGCTTCAAGCACCCGCTGGGCAACGGCAAGCTGGGCTACGAACTGGGCACCCTGCGCTACACCCGCCCCGAACAGCCGGACTTCGACAGCCAGGCGCTGTACGGCGGCCTCTCGGTGTTCGGCAGCCGCCTCGGCGCGGCCTACAGCAGCCAGGGCGGCCGCAGCAGCGCGACGCTGTTCACCGACCTGGGCCTGGAACAGGACGTGGGCTTCGACCTGTCCTTCAAGTATTCCACCTACAGCCTCGCCGAGCCGGCGAGCCTGAGCGGCGGCGGCAGCGTCAGCGACTTCGGCGACTGGTCGGTGAACCTCAGCCGGCCCTGGCTGGGCATCGACCTGAACTTTTCCTACAGCGGCAGCAGCCTGACCGGCAGCGATTGCAGCGCCTACTCCGGGCACAACACCTATTGCGATACCGCCTTCATGTTCAAGGCTTCGCGGCCGTTCTTCTGA
- a CDS encoding STAS domain-containing protein: MAITSVPSADGQELTIVIQGRFDFGAHQEFRDAYERVDTTPKRYVVDLKGATYLDSSALGMLLLLRDHAGGENAQISLEHCNSDVRKILAISNFEQLFTIS; this comes from the coding sequence ATGGCCATCACTTCCGTACCTTCCGCTGACGGGCAGGAACTGACCATCGTGATCCAGGGGCGTTTCGATTTCGGCGCGCACCAGGAGTTTCGCGACGCCTACGAACGCGTCGACACCACGCCCAAGCGCTACGTGGTGGACCTCAAGGGCGCCACCTACCTGGACAGCTCGGCGCTGGGCATGCTGCTCCTGCTGCGCGACCATGCCGGCGGCGAGAACGCACAGATCAGCCTGGAGCACTGCAACTCGGACGTGCGCAAGATCCTCGCCATCTCCAACTTCGAACAGCTGTTCACGATCAGCTGA
- a CDS encoding ATP-binding SpoIIE family protein phosphatase — protein sequence MADFLTVLIADDNAADRLLLSTIVSRQGHRVITAANGLEALALFAQERPQLVLMDALMPVMDGFEAARRIRRQAGEELVPIIFLTSLSETEALVQSLEAGGDDFISKPYNRVILEAKIRAMGRLHHLQRMVLEQRDLIARHNEHLLNEQRVAKAVFDKVAHSGCLNAANIRYLQSPFALFNGDLLLAAFKPSGGMHVLLGDFTGHGLPAAIGAMPLAEVFYGMTAKGYPMADILREMNAKLKRILPVGVFCCATMLNLSFQRGLVEVWNGGLPNGYLLRQDKREALPLVSRHLPLGILDAAAFNEHCEVYGMEEGDRVFLFSDGVTEARNAAGEMFGEQRLREVYESEPSPSRLFDSIQSALARFRGEVQDDVSMLEVVLVPEHSLQRPPLAFSDSGLSGPLDWSASFEFRAPTLRHFNPLPFLLQLLMEVQDLRPKGGALYTVLAELYSNALEHGVMGLDSSLKCDAAGFARYYQQRSQRLAELRDGFVRFHLDLAPHGEGGRLLVRVEDSGDGFDVGAVLASQRAAGSLCGRGLALVRQLADRCQWSADGTSVSVEFFWSAQA from the coding sequence ATGGCTGACTTCCTCACGGTCCTGATCGCCGACGACAACGCCGCCGACCGCCTGCTGCTGTCCACCATCGTCAGCCGCCAGGGGCATCGGGTGATTACCGCCGCCAATGGCCTGGAGGCGTTGGCATTGTTCGCCCAGGAGCGCCCGCAACTGGTGCTGATGGACGCGCTGATGCCGGTGATGGATGGCTTCGAGGCCGCGCGCAGGATTCGCCGGCAGGCCGGCGAAGAGCTGGTGCCGATCATCTTCCTCACTTCGCTGAGCGAGACCGAGGCGCTGGTGCAGAGCCTGGAGGCGGGCGGCGATGACTTCATCTCCAAGCCCTACAACCGCGTCATCCTCGAAGCCAAGATTCGCGCGATGGGCCGCCTGCACCACCTGCAGCGGATGGTGCTGGAGCAGCGCGACCTGATCGCCCGGCACAACGAACACCTGCTCAACGAGCAGCGGGTGGCCAAGGCGGTGTTCGACAAGGTGGCGCACTCGGGCTGCCTCAACGCGGCGAACATCCGCTACCTGCAATCGCCCTTCGCGCTGTTCAACGGCGACCTGTTGCTGGCGGCGTTCAAGCCCTCCGGCGGCATGCACGTGCTGCTCGGCGACTTCACCGGCCACGGCCTGCCGGCGGCCATCGGCGCCATGCCGCTGGCCGAGGTGTTCTATGGCATGACCGCCAAGGGCTATCCGATGGCGGACATCCTTCGCGAGATGAACGCCAAGCTCAAGCGCATCCTCCCGGTGGGCGTGTTCTGCTGCGCGACCATGCTCAACCTGAGCTTCCAGCGCGGCCTGGTTGAGGTGTGGAACGGTGGCCTGCCCAATGGCTACCTGCTGCGCCAGGACAAGCGCGAAGCGCTGCCGCTGGTGTCGCGCCACTTGCCGCTGGGTATTCTGGATGCGGCGGCGTTCAATGAACACTGCGAGGTCTACGGCATGGAGGAGGGCGACCGCGTGTTCCTCTTCTCCGATGGCGTGACCGAGGCGCGCAATGCCGCCGGCGAGATGTTCGGCGAGCAGCGCCTGCGCGAGGTCTACGAAAGCGAGCCGTCGCCGTCGCGCCTGTTCGACAGCATCCAGTCGGCGCTGGCGCGCTTCCGCGGCGAGGTGCAGGACGACGTCAGCATGCTGGAAGTCGTGCTGGTGCCGGAGCACTCGCTGCAACGGCCGCCGCTGGCCTTCTCCGACAGCGGCCTGAGCGGCCCGCTGGACTGGTCCGCCAGCTTCGAGTTTCGCGCGCCGACCTTGCGCCATTTCAACCCGCTGCCGTTCCTGCTGCAGCTGCTGATGGAAGTGCAGGACCTGCGGCCCAAGGGCGGTGCGCTCTACACCGTGCTGGCCGAGCTGTATTCCAACGCCCTGGAGCACGGCGTGATGGGCCTGGATTCCTCGCTCAAATGCGACGCCGCCGGTTTCGCCCGCTATTACCAGCAGCGCAGCCAGCGCCTGGCGGAATTGCGCGACGGCTTCGTGCGCTTCCACCTCGACCTCGCGCCCCACGGCGAGGGCGGGCGCCTGCTGGTGCGGGTGGAGGACAGTGGCGATGGCTTCGACGTTGGTGCGGTACTGGCCTCCCAGCGCGCCGCCGGTAGCCTCTGCGGGCGCGGCCTGGCGCTGGTACGGCAGTTGGCGGACCGCTGCCAGTGGTCGGCTGATGGCACATCGGTCTCCGTGGAGTTCTTCTGGTCGGCTCAGGCATAA
- a CDS encoding Hpt domain-containing protein yields the protein MSEPHLDGAVLSNLLSIMEDEYPLLVETFLSDSEERLRGIRAAFATADGAALRHAAHSFKGSCGNMGATVLSGLCKQLEEAARHNDLAAAQGLIAKVEREFSIVRTLLLPGRT from the coding sequence ATGTCCGAGCCGCATCTCGATGGCGCCGTGCTGAGCAACCTGCTGTCGATCATGGAAGACGAGTACCCGTTGCTGGTGGAGACCTTCCTGAGCGATTCCGAGGAGCGTCTGCGTGGTATCCGTGCGGCCTTCGCGACGGCCGATGGCGCTGCGTTGCGCCATGCGGCGCACAGCTTCAAGGGCAGTTGCGGGAACATGGGCGCCACCGTGCTGAGCGGCCTGTGCAAGCAGCTCGAAGAGGCTGCCCGGCACAACGACCTGGCCGCCGCGCAGGGGCTGATCGCGAAAGTCGAGCGCGAATTTTCCATCGTCCGCACCCTGTTGCTGCCCGGCCGCACCTGA
- a CDS encoding flagellar hook-length control protein FliK, with translation MAVAPDILLTPTPDPRPKAALSKPAQNSPDAASDKGSSFADVYSREKRPAASERPDKAAKPKTEKPGDASGKAVDSNAAKEPAAADKPALADDGKGLPADGDSRLGEGEEKPDATLDPLLMLGMTGQLPVSEAPPLVISSGIGQQTAASTDGDLEKLNALPGVGLALDQGAQDQAQQLQQAQVAGDVAAKAGDKPVDGNAKADLSAMLSALNPDATAKAADGKLAEGALQADLSQPLPELQVETKPEAPRNESFASRLDSLTQALNTPQALTNRPVNPLVPGQPVSVQQNGWTDQVVDRVMWMSSQNLKSAEIQMDPADLGRLEVRIHMSADQTQVNFVSANAGVREALDSQQHRLREMFSQQGMGQLDVNVSDQSARGWQQQGGDERGASRRAGRSESGDDEPMIGGVSEIRPRVAAQGRGLVDYYA, from the coding sequence ATGGCTGTCGCCCCGGATATTTTATTGACGCCTACGCCTGATCCCAGGCCCAAGGCGGCGCTCTCCAAGCCTGCGCAAAATTCGCCCGATGCCGCCAGCGACAAGGGTTCCAGCTTCGCCGACGTCTACTCGCGGGAGAAGCGTCCGGCGGCCAGCGAGCGCCCGGACAAGGCCGCCAAGCCCAAGACCGAGAAGCCCGGGGACGCCTCCGGCAAGGCGGTCGACAGCAACGCTGCCAAGGAGCCGGCTGCCGCCGACAAGCCAGCGCTTGCCGATGACGGCAAGGGCTTGCCGGCTGACGGTGACAGCCGGTTGGGCGAGGGCGAGGAGAAGCCCGACGCCACTCTCGATCCGTTGCTGATGCTGGGCATGACCGGCCAGTTGCCGGTCAGCGAGGCGCCGCCGCTGGTGATCAGCAGTGGCATTGGCCAGCAGACCGCGGCCAGCACCGATGGCGATCTGGAAAAGCTCAACGCGCTACCCGGCGTGGGACTGGCCCTCGATCAGGGCGCCCAGGACCAGGCGCAGCAACTCCAGCAGGCCCAGGTGGCCGGTGACGTGGCGGCCAAGGCCGGCGACAAACCGGTGGACGGCAATGCCAAGGCCGACCTGTCGGCGATGCTTTCCGCGCTGAACCCGGATGCCACGGCAAAGGCTGCCGACGGCAAGCTTGCCGAAGGAGCCTTGCAGGCCGACCTGAGCCAGCCACTGCCGGAGCTGCAGGTCGAAACCAAGCCCGAGGCGCCGCGCAACGAGTCGTTTGCCTCGCGGCTGGACTCCCTGACCCAGGCGCTCAACACCCCCCAGGCCCTGACCAACCGCCCGGTGAACCCACTGGTGCCGGGGCAGCCGGTGTCGGTGCAGCAGAACGGCTGGACCGATCAGGTAGTGGACCGGGTGATGTGGATGTCCTCGCAGAACCTCAAGTCCGCCGAGATCCAGATGGACCCGGCCGACCTTGGCCGCCTGGAAGTGCGCATCCACATGAGCGCCGACCAGACCCAGGTCAACTTCGTCAGCGCCAACGCCGGCGTGCGCGAAGCGCTGGACAGCCAGCAGCACCGTCTGCGCGAGATGTTCAGTCAGCAGGGCATGGGGCAACTGGACGTCAACGTTTCCGACCAGTCCGCCCGTGGCTGGCAGCAGCAGGGTGGGGACGAGCGCGGTGCCTCCCGACGCGCCGGCCGTTCCGAGAGTGGGGATGACGAGCCGATGATCGGCGGCGTGTCCGAGATTCGCCCGCGGGTGGCGGCGCAGGGCCGGGGGCTGGTGGATTACTACGCCTGA
- the fliL gene encoding flagellar basal body-associated protein FliL, which produces MAKKDQTPPFPDDQAPGKGRLKLIILIALAFLLAVGLSVGGTWFFLSKNAKPAAEAEAKAEDGAAPARKQAIYEILAPSFVVNFNQNGRQRYLQVSVALMGRDQGRMDALREQMPLVRNQLVMLFSSQNFDSLVTPVGKEMLRQQATASLQELAKKATGQLTVEQVLFTNFVLQ; this is translated from the coding sequence ATGGCCAAGAAAGATCAGACGCCTCCCTTCCCTGATGACCAGGCCCCCGGCAAGGGCAGGCTGAAGCTCATCATCCTTATCGCCCTGGCGTTCCTGCTGGCGGTGGGGCTGTCGGTCGGCGGCACCTGGTTCTTCCTCAGCAAGAACGCCAAGCCCGCCGCCGAGGCCGAGGCGAAAGCCGAGGACGGCGCGGCGCCCGCCCGCAAGCAGGCGATCTACGAAATCCTCGCACCATCCTTCGTGGTCAACTTCAATCAGAACGGCCGCCAGCGTTACCTTCAGGTGTCGGTGGCGCTGATGGGCCGCGACCAGGGGCGGATGGATGCGCTGCGCGAGCAGATGCCGCTGGTGCGCAACCAACTGGTGATGCTGTTCTCCAGCCAGAATTTCGACTCGCTGGTGACCCCGGTGGGCAAGGAAATGCTGCGCCAGCAGGCCACGGCCAGTCTTCAGGAACTGGCGAAGAAGGCCACCGGTCAGTTGACCGTGGAGCAAGTGCTTTTCACCAACTTCGTATTGCAGTAG
- the fliM gene encoding flagellar motor switch protein FliM, with protein sequence MAMQDLLSQDEIDALLHGVDDGLVETESDVEPGTIKSYDLTSQDRIVRGRMPTLEMINERFARYTRISMFNLLRRSADVAVGGVQVMKFGEYVHSLYVPTSLNLVKMKPLRGTALFILDAKLVFKLVDNFFGGDGRHAKIEGREFTPTELRVVRMVIEQAFVDLAEAWHAVMPITFEYVNSEVNPAMANIVSPSEVVVVSTFHIELDGGGGDLHITLPYSMIEPIREMLDAGFQSDVDDQDERWINALREDILDVSVPLGATVVRRQLKLRDILHMQPGDVIPVELPEHMIMRANGVPSFKVKLGSHKGNLALQILDPLERPR encoded by the coding sequence ATGGCCATGCAGGATCTACTTTCCCAGGACGAGATCGACGCGCTGCTGCACGGCGTCGACGACGGCTTGGTGGAAACCGAGTCCGACGTCGAGCCGGGGACGATCAAGTCCTACGACCTGACCAGTCAGGACCGTATCGTCCGGGGTCGCATGCCGACCCTGGAGATGATCAACGAACGCTTCGCCCGTTACACCCGCATCAGCATGTTCAACCTGCTGCGCCGTTCGGCGGACGTCGCCGTGGGCGGCGTGCAGGTGATGAAGTTCGGCGAGTACGTGCACTCGCTGTACGTGCCCACCAGCCTCAACCTGGTGAAGATGAAGCCGCTGCGCGGCACCGCGCTGTTCATCCTCGACGCCAAGCTGGTGTTCAAGCTGGTGGACAACTTCTTCGGCGGCGACGGCCGGCACGCCAAGATCGAGGGCCGCGAGTTCACCCCCACCGAGCTGCGAGTGGTGCGGATGGTCATCGAGCAGGCCTTCGTCGATCTCGCCGAGGCCTGGCACGCGGTGATGCCGATCACCTTCGAGTACGTCAACTCCGAGGTGAACCCGGCGATGGCCAACATCGTCAGCCCCAGCGAAGTGGTGGTGGTGTCCACCTTCCACATCGAACTGGACGGCGGCGGCGGCGACCTGCACATCACCCTGCCGTATTCGATGATCGAGCCGATCCGCGAGATGCTCGATGCCGGCTTCCAGTCCGACGTGGACGATCAGGACGAGCGCTGGATCAACGCCCTGCGCGAGGACATCCTCGACGTCAGCGTGCCGCTGGGCGCCACCGTCGTGCGCCGCCAGCTCAAGCTGCGCGACATCCTGCACATGCAGCCGGGCGACGTGATCCCGGTGGAGCTGCCCGAACACATGATCATGCGCGCCAACGGCGTGCCTTCCTTCAAGGTCAAGCTGGGTTCGCACAAGGGCAACCTGGCCTTGCAGATTCTCGACCCGCTCGAGCGCCCGCGCTGA
- the fliN gene encoding flagellar motor switch protein FliN, with protein MADEDNVTPEEQALADEWAAALSEAGDATQDDIDALMAQGGATPVAAAAPRAPMEEFGMAPKAPTIAGLEGPNLDVILDIPVTISMEVGNSDISIRNLLQLNQGSVIELDRLAGEPLDVLVNGTLIAHGEVVVVNEKFGIRLTDVISPSERIKKLR; from the coding sequence ATGGCAGACGAAGACAACGTGACTCCCGAAGAACAGGCCCTGGCCGATGAGTGGGCCGCTGCGCTCTCCGAGGCGGGCGACGCCACCCAGGACGACATCGATGCGCTGATGGCCCAGGGCGGCGCCACCCCGGTGGCAGCGGCCGCGCCGCGCGCGCCGATGGAAGAATTCGGCATGGCGCCCAAGGCGCCGACCATCGCCGGCCTGGAAGGTCCGAACCTGGACGTGATCCTGGATATTCCGGTGACCATTTCCATGGAGGTCGGCAATTCCGACATCAGCATCCGCAACCTGCTGCAGCTCAACCAGGGCTCGGTGATCGAACTCGATCGCCTGGCCGGCGAGCCGCTGGACGTGCTGGTCAACGGCACCCTGATCGCCCACGGCGAGGTGGTGGTGGTGAACGAGAAGTTCGGCATCCGCCTCACCGATGTGATCAGTCCCAGCGAACGCATCAAGAAGTTGCGCTGA
- the fliO gene encoding flagellar biosynthetic protein FliO yields MARLSAILSALPLAGLSLLAFGEDGKAPVSTPAIVHASSTPSVITGSAGAQLMQLLLGLVLVVGLIFLLAWLVRRVQQVGPRGNQAIRLVSSQALGPRDRLVLVQVGEEQILLGLTPGRITPLHVLRQPVHAADSEPAQPEFAQRLLELLNKDKGRPQ; encoded by the coding sequence ATGGCCCGCCTGTCCGCGATCCTCAGCGCCCTGCCGCTGGCGGGGCTGTCCCTGCTGGCGTTCGGCGAGGACGGCAAGGCGCCGGTGTCGACGCCCGCCATCGTCCATGCCAGCTCCACGCCCAGTGTGATCACCGGCAGCGCCGGCGCGCAGCTGATGCAGTTGCTGCTGGGCCTTGTGCTGGTGGTCGGGCTGATCTTCCTGCTCGCCTGGCTGGTGCGTCGCGTGCAGCAGGTCGGTCCGCGCGGCAACCAGGCGATCCGCCTGGTGTCCAGCCAGGCCCTCGGCCCGCGTGACCGGCTGGTGCTGGTGCAGGTGGGCGAGGAGCAGATCCTGCTCGGCCTGACCCCCGGCCGCATCACCCCGTTGCACGTGCTGCGCCAGCCGGTGCACGCCGCCGACTCGGAACCGGCGCAGCCGGAATTCGCCCAGCGCCTGCTGGAGTTGCTGAACAAGGACAAGGGCCGCCCGCAGTGA
- the fliP gene encoding flagellar type III secretion system pore protein FliP (The bacterial flagellar biogenesis protein FliP forms a type III secretion system (T3SS)-type pore required for flagellar assembly.) gives MLLGLLALVVPQAFAADPTQISAITVTTNAQGQQEYSVSLQILLIMTALSFIPAFVMLMTSFTRIIIVFSILRQALGLQSTPSNQVLIGLALFLTLFVMAPVFDKINANALQPYLNEQIPAQEAISRAEVPLKAFMLAQTRQSDLELFVRLSKRTDIQSADATPLTILVPAFVTSELKTAFQIGFMIFIPFLIIDLVVSSVLMAMGMMMLSPLIISLPFKIMLFVLVDGWALIIGTLAGSFGTV, from the coding sequence TTGCTTCTGGGACTGCTGGCGCTGGTCGTGCCGCAGGCTTTTGCCGCCGATCCGACGCAGATCTCGGCGATCACCGTGACCACCAACGCGCAGGGGCAGCAGGAGTACTCGGTCAGCCTGCAGATCCTGCTGATCATGACCGCGCTGAGCTTCATCCCGGCGTTCGTCATGCTGATGACCAGCTTCACCCGGATCATCATCGTCTTCTCCATCCTGCGCCAGGCGCTGGGCCTGCAGAGCACGCCGTCGAACCAGGTGCTGATCGGTCTGGCGCTGTTCCTCACCCTGTTCGTCATGGCGCCGGTGTTCGACAAGATCAACGCCAACGCGCTGCAGCCCTACCTCAACGAGCAGATCCCGGCGCAGGAGGCGATCAGCCGCGCCGAGGTGCCGCTGAAAGCCTTCATGCTGGCGCAGACCCGGCAGTCGGACCTGGAGCTGTTCGTGCGCCTGTCCAAGCGCACCGACATCCAGAGTGCCGACGCCACACCGCTGACGATCCTGGTCCCGGCCTTCGTCACCTCGGAGTTGAAGACCGCGTTCCAGATCGGCTTCATGATCTTCATCCCGTTCCTGATCATCGACCTGGTGGTATCCAGCGTGCTGATGGCGATGGGCATGATGATGCTGTCGCCGCTGATCATCTCGTTGCCGTTCAAGATCATGCTGTTCGTGCTGGTGGACGGCTGGGCGCTGATCATCGGCACCCTGGCCGGCAGTTTCGGGACGGTGTAG
- the fliQ gene encoding flagellar biosynthesis protein FliQ — MTPEVAVDLFREALWLTAMIVAILILPSLLVGLVVAMFQAATQINEQTLSFLPRLIVVLLTLIVLGPWLIRQLMEYTQTLFNSIPTLIG, encoded by the coding sequence ATGACCCCCGAAGTCGCGGTAGACCTGTTTCGCGAAGCGCTCTGGCTGACGGCGATGATCGTCGCCATCCTGATCCTGCCCAGCCTGCTGGTGGGCCTGGTGGTGGCGATGTTCCAGGCCGCCACCCAGATCAACGAACAGACCCTGAGCTTCCTGCCGCGCCTGATCGTGGTGCTGCTCACCCTGATCGTGCTGGGGCCCTGGCTGATTCGGCAGCTGATGGAGTACACCCAGACGCTGTTCAACAGCATTCCGACGCTGATCGGCTGA